A region of the Desulfobacter postgatei 2ac9 genome:
AACAAAGTGAAACTGGATCTGGGTATCAGTCGCGTGGAAGAGGCCTTGGGTGAAGGGCTGAGCATTCATGAAATTTTTACCCGGTTAATCGACACCATGGCGCAGTGCTTTTATTTTAAGCAGATTGTCATCAGTATCAAAAAAAAAGAGAACAACACCATGGTGCCCCGTTTTGTCCGGGGCGAAAAACGGCCGGATGGATTCGGTCAAGTCATGGGATTCAAAATTGAATCGGCATCGGACATTTTTAACAATGCCATCGACCGGAAAACCGATATCATTGTCAAAGATACTCAAAAAGAGTTTTCCCGGCAGCAGATTCCTTCCTGGTACATGGAAAAGATAGCCTGCCCATTTCTGGTAAAGGGGTTCGGCATTTTCCCCGTATTTGTGGACGGCAAAATAGTCTCTATGCTTTATGTGGATTGGGATGAAAAAACACCGGATCCGGACCAAAATACACTGTCGTATATCCAGAGATTCAGACAACAGATGATTAAAGCCTTCACCCTTCACTCTAAATAGGCTCGTCCTCAATCCTACGGTCATATTCGGCCTTTTATTTGAGTTTGATTTGTACTATACCATGATCCATGAATACGGATTGCGAAAAATCAGTTTTTTATTCCGTGGGGCGGTCCATCTGCGATCCCGTTCGCCGGGCGGAAATAAAAATCAAGCGCTCCGTATTTGTCTGTCGGCTCAGCTATGTTGAGACCATTGAAGATGCAAAGGAATTTATCTCCAAAGTTTCCAAAGAATACAAAACCGCCACCCATAACTGCTGGGCTTATGTGGTGGGCGATTCCGGGCAGATCAGTCATTGCTCAGATGCGGGGGAACCCCCGGGTACGGCCGGCAAGCCCATGCTCAACACCCTTTTATCCCATCATATGACCTGTACTGCGGCGGTTGTTACCCGGTATTACGGCGGGGTGAAGCTCGGGGTGCGGGGGTTGATTGAGGCCTACGCCTTGGCTGTGGCCGAAGCCATTGCCCA
Encoded here:
- a CDS encoding IMPACT family protein translates to MNTDCEKSVFYSVGRSICDPVRRAEIKIKRSVFVCRLSYVETIEDAKEFISKVSKEYKTATHNCWAYVVGDSGQISHCSDAGEPPGTAGKPMLNTLLSHHMTCTAAVVTRYYGGVKLGVRGLIEAYALAVAEAIAQAPLVRLVKTESFRICLDYSLNDSFLNRISALKTTIAGTDYKERVTHELVVELSDLSALESMLTQYQRQGLLNYIKISA